The following are from one region of the Stigmatopora argus isolate UIUO_Sarg chromosome 9, RoL_Sarg_1.0, whole genome shotgun sequence genome:
- the LOC144082702 gene encoding storkhead-box protein 2-like isoform X1: MESFLQIAPHSLAIVLSRVGAGEAAAGTIGVTGATGAPGTTGTPGVSESDQLPRHHTGYEIFADFKAENAQHHVWNQRITEAVSDTFFLGWIDEHVLLIQGKEDHLEVLREGWMRRSLNPPRGFTIKYLGDVSPISMSPISQSQFIPLGEVLVLAISAMNSAHKPVTHEALTEHLQTCFPGVPTPTEEVLHHTLNMLVRERKIFPTPDGYFIVTPQTYFITPSLIRTGSKWYHLDERAADRHQHQNQQTQCTSPLSGTITPSTSGGVRDRSHPKSNQNHSVGGGGVDSFFNNTYRGDDPPSHHTTLQIRSPKDHREAYSSPHSPQSPPQPAAGTTEKSRSTLGFPFKTDTLTKHRGGGGGGTGELEKQAGSGTASRKFGLKLFRLSFKKDKTKQLATFSAQFPPEEWPLRDEEVPSQLPRHVEMEIIRRINPDLTVENLARHTAVMKRLEEERAQRSKASSANHSSRSRRSGGRHRKPSQTKLSRSHSKTRASRGEQGESSHLELGDRDYRAYSSSLARSPREHALAMERQRTRLHLAHSNPNILDSSHLPVTPEWDVSGELAKRRTEMPFPEPCHGPSSHHSKVHRSHSHTQERKSRNERSDKAKERSRSMENSKGPLGAGLIGPPSYYDERSRYYTDDGTLRANQGSCHYPHATPPLAKMPGESLVLDGGRSLEKCKSRDSLPAYSPKPQHNSVPPDGYFQCSGSSEAILAAPSPLGTLGKSSQDGLKLGCADRQAERQTPHPQELKEDFSKVGPKGGSLPPIPLSMPDPPVSNARASCGQEKRKEIFSKDTLFKPPPSLPLPGYNSLRKTPVLASSALSSSCDALDSQEAFDAPKPLVAAPSAPMQGIEPTTGAAEASFDYYNVSDDEELEEGGTKSTGEDGKSGGGVVGMGGGGAGTMQWLLEREKERDLQRRFERTLTFPGSKENLPEPGQIQQSAHSARLDSMDSSSVTVDSGFNSPRTRESLASNTSSIVESNRRQNLALSPGHLGIANSNGPPFSFRAIPEPAGSQPEKLQKPNTCLASITSV, from the exons ATGGAGTCTTTCCTGCAGATCGCACCCCACTCTCTGGCCATCGTGCTGTCCAGGGTCGGGGCTGGGGAGGCGGCGGCCGGGACGATCGGGGTGACTGGGGCGACCGGGGCGCCCGGTACGACTGGGACGCCCGGGGTGTCGGAGAGCGACCAGTTGCCGAGACATCACACCGGCTATGAGATATTTGCCGATTTCAAAGCGGAAAACGCTCAGCATCACGTATGGAATCAACGGATTACCGAGGCCGTGTCTGATACCTTCTTCCTCGGATGGATAGACGAGCATGTGCTGCTTATCCAGGGGAAGGAGGATCACCTGGAGGTCCTGAGGGAGGGATGGATGCGGAGGTCGCTCAACCCACCCAGAGGATTCACCATCAAATACCTGG GTGATGTGTCTCCCATCAGTATGTCCCCTATCAGCCAATCCCAGTTCATTCCTCTGGGAGAAGTATTGGTATTGGCTATCTCTGCTATGAACTCTGCACATAAGCCTGTCACCCACGAGGCTCTAACGGAACACCTACAAACATGTTTTCCAG GTGTTCCCACACCCACAGAGGAGGTCCTGCACCACACCTTAAACATGCTAGTCCGTGAACGCAAGATATTCCCAACACCCGACGGATATTTTATCGTTACTCCTCAAACCTACTTCATCACTCCGAGCCTAATCCGAACGGGCTCCAAGTGGTACCACTTGGACGAGCGAGCCGCTGACCGCCACCAACATCAGAATCAGCAGACCCAGTGCACGTCTCCTCTTTCCGGCACCATCACGCCATCGACTTCTGGCGGGGTGAGAGATCGAAGTCACCCGAAATCCAACCAGAACCACAGCGTGGGTGGCGGAGGCGTGGATTCCTTTTTTAACAACACCTACCGCGGAGACGACCCCCCCAGTCACCACACTACCCTGCAGATCCGATCCCCCAAAGACCACCGGGAGGCCTATTCGTCCCCGCACTCGCCGCAGTCGCCTCCCCAGCCGGCGGCCGGTACCACCGAAAAGAGCCGCAGCACCCTCGGGTTCCCCTTCAAGACGGACACGCTCACAAAACATcgcggaggaggaggtggaggaactGGCGAGCTGGAAAAGCAGGCGGGAAGCGGGACGGCGAGCCGCAAGTTTGGCTTGAAGCTGTTTCGTCTCAGCTTTAAGAAAGACAAGACCAAGCAGCTGGCCACCTTCTCGGCGCAGTTCCCCCCCGAGGAGTGGCCTCTTCGTGACGAGGAGGTGCCCAGCCAGCTCCCGCGTCACGTAGAGATGGAGATCATTCGCAGGATTAACCCCGATCTCACGGTGGAGAACCTTGCCCGGCACACGGCGGTCATGAAGCGCCTGGAAGAGGAGCGGGCGCAAAGGAGTAAAGCGTCGTCGGCCAACCACAGCTCCAGGAGTAGGAGAAGCGGGGGCAGGCACAGGAAGCCCTCTCAGACCAAGCTCAGCCGTTCGCACAGTAAGACGAGGGCGTCCCGGGGCGAGCAGGGCGAGAGTTCCCATTTGGAACTGGGCGACAGGGACTACCGAGCGTACTCCTCGTCGCTCGCTCGATCGCCGAGAGAACACGCCCTGGCCATGGAGCGCCAACGGACTCGCCTCCACCTGGCACACAGCAACCCCAACATCCTTGACTCGTCCCACCTCCCGGTCACCCCGGAATGGGACGTGTCCGGAGAGCTGGCCAAACGACGGACAGAAATGCCTTTCCCGGAGCCGTGTCACGGCCCCTCGTCGCACCACTCCAAAGTCCACCGTTCCCACTCGCACACCCAGGAGAGGAAGTCTAGGAATGAACGCAGCGACAAAGCCAAGGAACGTTCCAGATCCATGGAAAACTCCAAAGGACCTCTGGGAGCCGGCTTGATAGGACCCCCGAGTTACTACGACGAGCGAAGTCGCTACTACACCGACGACGGCACGTTACGAGCCAACCAGGGCTCTTGCCACTACCCGCACGCCACTCCCCCATTGGCTAAGATGCCCGGGGAATCGCTGGTGTTGGACGGGGGCAGGAGTTTAGAGAAATGCAAGAGCCGGGACAGTCTGCCGGCCTACTCGCCCAAGCCACAGCACAATTCTGTCCCTCCCGACGGCTACTTCCAGTGCTCCGGTTCTTCCGAGGCCATCCTGGCGGCCCCGAGCCCACTGGGAACTCTTGGCAAAAGTAGCCAAGATGGGTTGAAATTGGGTTGCGCCGACAGGCAAGCAGAAAGACAAACGCCACATCCTCAAGAGTTGAAGGAGGACTTTTCAAAAGTGGGACCTAAAGGGGGCAGCCTGCCTCCAATACCTCTCTCCATGCCAGATCCCCCCGTTTCCAATGCGCGTGCCTCCTGCGGTCAAGAAAAACGGAAGGAGATCTTTAGCAAAGATACCCTTTTCAAACCACCTCCTAGCCTTCCTTTGCCGGGATACAATTCTCTGAGGAAAACCCCAGTCCTGGCCTCCTCCGCCCTGTCTTCATCCTGCGATGCACTTGATTCCCAGGAGGCCTTTGACGCTCCCAAACCTCTGGTCGCCGCTCCCTCTGCTCCCATGcaggggatcgaacccacgaccggCGCCGCCGAGGCTTCCTTTGACTATTACAACGTTTCGGATGACGAAGAACTCGAGGAGGGAGGGACCAAGAGTACGGGGGAGGATGGCAAAAGTGGAGGAGGTGTCGTCGGGATGGGAGGAGGTGGAGCAGGCACCATGCAGTGGCTGTTGGAGAGAGAGAAGGAACGGGATCTACAGAGGAGGTTTGAAAGAACCCTCACTTTCCCGGGATCGAAAGAGAACCTTCCAGAACCTGGTCAGATTCAGCAGTCGGCACATTCTGCAAGACTCGACAGTATGGACTCCAGCTCCGTCACTGTTGATAGTGGTTTCAACTCACCCAG AACAAGAGAGAGTCTGGCGTCCAACACCTCGTCCATCGTGGAGAGTAATCGTCGACAGAATTTGGCCCTGAGTCCCGGCCACCTCGGTATTGCGAATAGCAACGGTCCCCCCTTCTCATTCCGCGCCATCCCAGAACCAGCTGGCAGCCAACCGGAGAAACTCCAAAAGCCTAACACCTGCCTTGCATCAATCACCAGCGTCTAG
- the LOC144082702 gene encoding storkhead-box protein 2-like isoform X2 produces MKKSQSSTLRRAWPSSEMSERLLSTATCAEPHRSRRSHSEKDYRIRKHRKKNHYPAHYVCQSPPAYIHAGDVSPISMSPISQSQFIPLGEVLVLAISAMNSAHKPVTHEALTEHLQTCFPGVPTPTEEVLHHTLNMLVRERKIFPTPDGYFIVTPQTYFITPSLIRTGSKWYHLDERAADRHQHQNQQTQCTSPLSGTITPSTSGGVRDRSHPKSNQNHSVGGGGVDSFFNNTYRGDDPPSHHTTLQIRSPKDHREAYSSPHSPQSPPQPAAGTTEKSRSTLGFPFKTDTLTKHRGGGGGGTGELEKQAGSGTASRKFGLKLFRLSFKKDKTKQLATFSAQFPPEEWPLRDEEVPSQLPRHVEMEIIRRINPDLTVENLARHTAVMKRLEEERAQRSKASSANHSSRSRRSGGRHRKPSQTKLSRSHSKTRASRGEQGESSHLELGDRDYRAYSSSLARSPREHALAMERQRTRLHLAHSNPNILDSSHLPVTPEWDVSGELAKRRTEMPFPEPCHGPSSHHSKVHRSHSHTQERKSRNERSDKAKERSRSMENSKGPLGAGLIGPPSYYDERSRYYTDDGTLRANQGSCHYPHATPPLAKMPGESLVLDGGRSLEKCKSRDSLPAYSPKPQHNSVPPDGYFQCSGSSEAILAAPSPLGTLGKSSQDGLKLGCADRQAERQTPHPQELKEDFSKVGPKGGSLPPIPLSMPDPPVSNARASCGQEKRKEIFSKDTLFKPPPSLPLPGYNSLRKTPVLASSALSSSCDALDSQEAFDAPKPLVAAPSAPMQGIEPTTGAAEASFDYYNVSDDEELEEGGTKSTGEDGKSGGGVVGMGGGGAGTMQWLLEREKERDLQRRFERTLTFPGSKENLPEPGQIQQSAHSARLDSMDSSSVTVDSGFNSPRTRESLASNTSSIVESNRRQNLALSPGHLGIANSNGPPFSFRAIPEPAGSQPEKLQKPNTCLASITSV; encoded by the exons ATGAAGAAGAGCCAAAGCAGCACACTGAGGCGGGCATGGCCCAGCTCGGAAATGTCCGAACGCTTGCTGTCGACGGCGACTTGCGCCGAGCCTCACAGGAGTCGACGTTCTCACAGCGAGAAGGACTACAGAATCCGcaaacacagaaagaagaacCACTATCCTGCACACTATGTGTGTCAGAGTCCACCTGCTTACATTCACGCAG GTGATGTGTCTCCCATCAGTATGTCCCCTATCAGCCAATCCCAGTTCATTCCTCTGGGAGAAGTATTGGTATTGGCTATCTCTGCTATGAACTCTGCACATAAGCCTGTCACCCACGAGGCTCTAACGGAACACCTACAAACATGTTTTCCAG GTGTTCCCACACCCACAGAGGAGGTCCTGCACCACACCTTAAACATGCTAGTCCGTGAACGCAAGATATTCCCAACACCCGACGGATATTTTATCGTTACTCCTCAAACCTACTTCATCACTCCGAGCCTAATCCGAACGGGCTCCAAGTGGTACCACTTGGACGAGCGAGCCGCTGACCGCCACCAACATCAGAATCAGCAGACCCAGTGCACGTCTCCTCTTTCCGGCACCATCACGCCATCGACTTCTGGCGGGGTGAGAGATCGAAGTCACCCGAAATCCAACCAGAACCACAGCGTGGGTGGCGGAGGCGTGGATTCCTTTTTTAACAACACCTACCGCGGAGACGACCCCCCCAGTCACCACACTACCCTGCAGATCCGATCCCCCAAAGACCACCGGGAGGCCTATTCGTCCCCGCACTCGCCGCAGTCGCCTCCCCAGCCGGCGGCCGGTACCACCGAAAAGAGCCGCAGCACCCTCGGGTTCCCCTTCAAGACGGACACGCTCACAAAACATcgcggaggaggaggtggaggaactGGCGAGCTGGAAAAGCAGGCGGGAAGCGGGACGGCGAGCCGCAAGTTTGGCTTGAAGCTGTTTCGTCTCAGCTTTAAGAAAGACAAGACCAAGCAGCTGGCCACCTTCTCGGCGCAGTTCCCCCCCGAGGAGTGGCCTCTTCGTGACGAGGAGGTGCCCAGCCAGCTCCCGCGTCACGTAGAGATGGAGATCATTCGCAGGATTAACCCCGATCTCACGGTGGAGAACCTTGCCCGGCACACGGCGGTCATGAAGCGCCTGGAAGAGGAGCGGGCGCAAAGGAGTAAAGCGTCGTCGGCCAACCACAGCTCCAGGAGTAGGAGAAGCGGGGGCAGGCACAGGAAGCCCTCTCAGACCAAGCTCAGCCGTTCGCACAGTAAGACGAGGGCGTCCCGGGGCGAGCAGGGCGAGAGTTCCCATTTGGAACTGGGCGACAGGGACTACCGAGCGTACTCCTCGTCGCTCGCTCGATCGCCGAGAGAACACGCCCTGGCCATGGAGCGCCAACGGACTCGCCTCCACCTGGCACACAGCAACCCCAACATCCTTGACTCGTCCCACCTCCCGGTCACCCCGGAATGGGACGTGTCCGGAGAGCTGGCCAAACGACGGACAGAAATGCCTTTCCCGGAGCCGTGTCACGGCCCCTCGTCGCACCACTCCAAAGTCCACCGTTCCCACTCGCACACCCAGGAGAGGAAGTCTAGGAATGAACGCAGCGACAAAGCCAAGGAACGTTCCAGATCCATGGAAAACTCCAAAGGACCTCTGGGAGCCGGCTTGATAGGACCCCCGAGTTACTACGACGAGCGAAGTCGCTACTACACCGACGACGGCACGTTACGAGCCAACCAGGGCTCTTGCCACTACCCGCACGCCACTCCCCCATTGGCTAAGATGCCCGGGGAATCGCTGGTGTTGGACGGGGGCAGGAGTTTAGAGAAATGCAAGAGCCGGGACAGTCTGCCGGCCTACTCGCCCAAGCCACAGCACAATTCTGTCCCTCCCGACGGCTACTTCCAGTGCTCCGGTTCTTCCGAGGCCATCCTGGCGGCCCCGAGCCCACTGGGAACTCTTGGCAAAAGTAGCCAAGATGGGTTGAAATTGGGTTGCGCCGACAGGCAAGCAGAAAGACAAACGCCACATCCTCAAGAGTTGAAGGAGGACTTTTCAAAAGTGGGACCTAAAGGGGGCAGCCTGCCTCCAATACCTCTCTCCATGCCAGATCCCCCCGTTTCCAATGCGCGTGCCTCCTGCGGTCAAGAAAAACGGAAGGAGATCTTTAGCAAAGATACCCTTTTCAAACCACCTCCTAGCCTTCCTTTGCCGGGATACAATTCTCTGAGGAAAACCCCAGTCCTGGCCTCCTCCGCCCTGTCTTCATCCTGCGATGCACTTGATTCCCAGGAGGCCTTTGACGCTCCCAAACCTCTGGTCGCCGCTCCCTCTGCTCCCATGcaggggatcgaacccacgaccggCGCCGCCGAGGCTTCCTTTGACTATTACAACGTTTCGGATGACGAAGAACTCGAGGAGGGAGGGACCAAGAGTACGGGGGAGGATGGCAAAAGTGGAGGAGGTGTCGTCGGGATGGGAGGAGGTGGAGCAGGCACCATGCAGTGGCTGTTGGAGAGAGAGAAGGAACGGGATCTACAGAGGAGGTTTGAAAGAACCCTCACTTTCCCGGGATCGAAAGAGAACCTTCCAGAACCTGGTCAGATTCAGCAGTCGGCACATTCTGCAAGACTCGACAGTATGGACTCCAGCTCCGTCACTGTTGATAGTGGTTTCAACTCACCCAG AACAAGAGAGAGTCTGGCGTCCAACACCTCGTCCATCGTGGAGAGTAATCGTCGACAGAATTTGGCCCTGAGTCCCGGCCACCTCGGTATTGCGAATAGCAACGGTCCCCCCTTCTCATTCCGCGCCATCCCAGAACCAGCTGGCAGCCAACCGGAGAAACTCCAAAAGCCTAACACCTGCCTTGCATCAATCACCAGCGTCTAG
- the LOC144082702 gene encoding storkhead-box protein 2-like isoform X3 — MSPISQSQFIPLGEVLVLAISAMNSAHKPVTHEALTEHLQTCFPGVPTPTEEVLHHTLNMLVRERKIFPTPDGYFIVTPQTYFITPSLIRTGSKWYHLDERAADRHQHQNQQTQCTSPLSGTITPSTSGGVRDRSHPKSNQNHSVGGGGVDSFFNNTYRGDDPPSHHTTLQIRSPKDHREAYSSPHSPQSPPQPAAGTTEKSRSTLGFPFKTDTLTKHRGGGGGGTGELEKQAGSGTASRKFGLKLFRLSFKKDKTKQLATFSAQFPPEEWPLRDEEVPSQLPRHVEMEIIRRINPDLTVENLARHTAVMKRLEEERAQRSKASSANHSSRSRRSGGRHRKPSQTKLSRSHSKTRASRGEQGESSHLELGDRDYRAYSSSLARSPREHALAMERQRTRLHLAHSNPNILDSSHLPVTPEWDVSGELAKRRTEMPFPEPCHGPSSHHSKVHRSHSHTQERKSRNERSDKAKERSRSMENSKGPLGAGLIGPPSYYDERSRYYTDDGTLRANQGSCHYPHATPPLAKMPGESLVLDGGRSLEKCKSRDSLPAYSPKPQHNSVPPDGYFQCSGSSEAILAAPSPLGTLGKSSQDGLKLGCADRQAERQTPHPQELKEDFSKVGPKGGSLPPIPLSMPDPPVSNARASCGQEKRKEIFSKDTLFKPPPSLPLPGYNSLRKTPVLASSALSSSCDALDSQEAFDAPKPLVAAPSAPMQGIEPTTGAAEASFDYYNVSDDEELEEGGTKSTGEDGKSGGGVVGMGGGGAGTMQWLLEREKERDLQRRFERTLTFPGSKENLPEPGQIQQSAHSARLDSMDSSSVTVDSGFNSPRTRESLASNTSSIVESNRRQNLALSPGHLGIANSNGPPFSFRAIPEPAGSQPEKLQKPNTCLASITSV; from the exons ATGTCCCCTATCAGCCAATCCCAGTTCATTCCTCTGGGAGAAGTATTGGTATTGGCTATCTCTGCTATGAACTCTGCACATAAGCCTGTCACCCACGAGGCTCTAACGGAACACCTACAAACATGTTTTCCAG GTGTTCCCACACCCACAGAGGAGGTCCTGCACCACACCTTAAACATGCTAGTCCGTGAACGCAAGATATTCCCAACACCCGACGGATATTTTATCGTTACTCCTCAAACCTACTTCATCACTCCGAGCCTAATCCGAACGGGCTCCAAGTGGTACCACTTGGACGAGCGAGCCGCTGACCGCCACCAACATCAGAATCAGCAGACCCAGTGCACGTCTCCTCTTTCCGGCACCATCACGCCATCGACTTCTGGCGGGGTGAGAGATCGAAGTCACCCGAAATCCAACCAGAACCACAGCGTGGGTGGCGGAGGCGTGGATTCCTTTTTTAACAACACCTACCGCGGAGACGACCCCCCCAGTCACCACACTACCCTGCAGATCCGATCCCCCAAAGACCACCGGGAGGCCTATTCGTCCCCGCACTCGCCGCAGTCGCCTCCCCAGCCGGCGGCCGGTACCACCGAAAAGAGCCGCAGCACCCTCGGGTTCCCCTTCAAGACGGACACGCTCACAAAACATcgcggaggaggaggtggaggaactGGCGAGCTGGAAAAGCAGGCGGGAAGCGGGACGGCGAGCCGCAAGTTTGGCTTGAAGCTGTTTCGTCTCAGCTTTAAGAAAGACAAGACCAAGCAGCTGGCCACCTTCTCGGCGCAGTTCCCCCCCGAGGAGTGGCCTCTTCGTGACGAGGAGGTGCCCAGCCAGCTCCCGCGTCACGTAGAGATGGAGATCATTCGCAGGATTAACCCCGATCTCACGGTGGAGAACCTTGCCCGGCACACGGCGGTCATGAAGCGCCTGGAAGAGGAGCGGGCGCAAAGGAGTAAAGCGTCGTCGGCCAACCACAGCTCCAGGAGTAGGAGAAGCGGGGGCAGGCACAGGAAGCCCTCTCAGACCAAGCTCAGCCGTTCGCACAGTAAGACGAGGGCGTCCCGGGGCGAGCAGGGCGAGAGTTCCCATTTGGAACTGGGCGACAGGGACTACCGAGCGTACTCCTCGTCGCTCGCTCGATCGCCGAGAGAACACGCCCTGGCCATGGAGCGCCAACGGACTCGCCTCCACCTGGCACACAGCAACCCCAACATCCTTGACTCGTCCCACCTCCCGGTCACCCCGGAATGGGACGTGTCCGGAGAGCTGGCCAAACGACGGACAGAAATGCCTTTCCCGGAGCCGTGTCACGGCCCCTCGTCGCACCACTCCAAAGTCCACCGTTCCCACTCGCACACCCAGGAGAGGAAGTCTAGGAATGAACGCAGCGACAAAGCCAAGGAACGTTCCAGATCCATGGAAAACTCCAAAGGACCTCTGGGAGCCGGCTTGATAGGACCCCCGAGTTACTACGACGAGCGAAGTCGCTACTACACCGACGACGGCACGTTACGAGCCAACCAGGGCTCTTGCCACTACCCGCACGCCACTCCCCCATTGGCTAAGATGCCCGGGGAATCGCTGGTGTTGGACGGGGGCAGGAGTTTAGAGAAATGCAAGAGCCGGGACAGTCTGCCGGCCTACTCGCCCAAGCCACAGCACAATTCTGTCCCTCCCGACGGCTACTTCCAGTGCTCCGGTTCTTCCGAGGCCATCCTGGCGGCCCCGAGCCCACTGGGAACTCTTGGCAAAAGTAGCCAAGATGGGTTGAAATTGGGTTGCGCCGACAGGCAAGCAGAAAGACAAACGCCACATCCTCAAGAGTTGAAGGAGGACTTTTCAAAAGTGGGACCTAAAGGGGGCAGCCTGCCTCCAATACCTCTCTCCATGCCAGATCCCCCCGTTTCCAATGCGCGTGCCTCCTGCGGTCAAGAAAAACGGAAGGAGATCTTTAGCAAAGATACCCTTTTCAAACCACCTCCTAGCCTTCCTTTGCCGGGATACAATTCTCTGAGGAAAACCCCAGTCCTGGCCTCCTCCGCCCTGTCTTCATCCTGCGATGCACTTGATTCCCAGGAGGCCTTTGACGCTCCCAAACCTCTGGTCGCCGCTCCCTCTGCTCCCATGcaggggatcgaacccacgaccggCGCCGCCGAGGCTTCCTTTGACTATTACAACGTTTCGGATGACGAAGAACTCGAGGAGGGAGGGACCAAGAGTACGGGGGAGGATGGCAAAAGTGGAGGAGGTGTCGTCGGGATGGGAGGAGGTGGAGCAGGCACCATGCAGTGGCTGTTGGAGAGAGAGAAGGAACGGGATCTACAGAGGAGGTTTGAAAGAACCCTCACTTTCCCGGGATCGAAAGAGAACCTTCCAGAACCTGGTCAGATTCAGCAGTCGGCACATTCTGCAAGACTCGACAGTATGGACTCCAGCTCCGTCACTGTTGATAGTGGTTTCAACTCACCCAG AACAAGAGAGAGTCTGGCGTCCAACACCTCGTCCATCGTGGAGAGTAATCGTCGACAGAATTTGGCCCTGAGTCCCGGCCACCTCGGTATTGCGAATAGCAACGGTCCCCCCTTCTCATTCCGCGCCATCCCAGAACCAGCTGGCAGCCAACCGGAGAAACTCCAAAAGCCTAACACCTGCCTTGCATCAATCACCAGCGTCTAG
- the enpp6 gene encoding glycerophosphocholine cholinephosphodiesterase ENPP6, translating into MASSTCVLASLLLLVAAGQPSLASRPLLVFLIDGFRHDYMGDLNSLPGFKEFVSRGVKVDYMTPDFPSLSYPNYYSLMTGRHCEAHQMTGNYMWDESSGKEFLIGTNPDSRLPLWWDGSEPLWVTLQKLGKKVFMYFWPGCEVEILGIRPTSCQEYIYNPTMQNLTDSIEHSLNLLGSGEGSMAAIYYENIDVEGHHFGPDSPQIKTAVQQLDKAMQMLNKKIKEKGMENKLNIVLFSDHGMTKIQWMEKVIELDKYIDMADVVKKMDKGPVVSLWVKAEKYQQVQTALSKVPNMQAYAREEIPERFHYKGGKFVAPLTLVAEPGWFIAENKTKLPYWKNDSSGPALAWQNGWHGYDNEFRDMAGFFLAAGPDFKQNYHAAPIRSVDVYNVMCRTLGVEPLPNNGSWSRVEKLLNSSPTLHLPTMHWTCCMALIGAVLALC; encoded by the exons ATGGCGTCCTCCACCTGTGTCTTGGCGTCTCTTTTGCTGCTGGTGGCCGCGGGGCAGCCAAGCCTGGCGAGCCGTCCGTTACTCGTCTTTCTCATCGATGGTTTCCGCCACGACTACATGGGCGACCTCAACTCACTCCCCGGCTTTAAAGAGTTTGTGTCCAGAGGGGTCAAAGTGGACTACATGACGCCGGATTTCCCCAGTTTGTCTTACCCGAACTACTACTCGTTAATGACAG GCCGTCACTGCGAGGCTCATCAGATGACCGGAAACTACATGTGGGATGAGTCTTCTGGGAAAGAGTTCCTCATTGGGACCAATCCTGACAGCAGATTGCCTCTCTGGTGGGATGGATCCGAGCCTTTATGGGTCACTTTGCAGAAACTTGGCAAAAAAGTCTTTATGTACTTCTGGCCAG GCTGTGAAGTGGAGATTTTGGGAATTCGCCCAACCTCCTGTCAAGAGTACATCTACAATCCGACAATGCAAAACCTTACTGATTCAATTGAACACTCCCTCAATTTACTCGG GTCAGGGGAGGGCAGCATGGCAGCAATATATTATGAAAATATAGATGTAGAGGGACACCATTTTGGTCCAGATTCCCCTCAGATTAAAACAGCGGTTCAACAACTAGATAAAGCAATGCAGATGCTcaacaagaaaataaaa gAAAAGGGCATGGAAAATAAGCTCAACATTGTGCTATTCTCAGACCACGGAATGACGAAAATTCAATGGATGGAAAAGGTGATCGAGTTGGACAAGTATATCGACATGGCGGACGTTGTCAAGAAGATGGACAAAGGACCCGTTGTCAGTTTGTGGGTGAAAGCAGAGAAGTACCAACAA gtACAAACAGCTTTGTCCAAGGTCCCCAACATGCAGGCTTATGCCAGAGAAGAGATTCCTGAACGCTTCCATTATAAAGGAGGAAAGTTTGTGGCCCCTCTGACGCTTGTGGCCGAGCCAGGCTGGTTCATCGCTGAG AATAAAACTAAACTTCCATACTGGAAAAATGACTCCAGCGGACCAGCCTTGGCATGGCAAAACGGTTGGCATGGTTACGACAATGAATTTCGAGACATGGCTGGATTTTTCTTGGCAGCGGGACCTG ACTTCAAGCAAAACTACCACGCTGCCCCTATTCGATCTGTGGACGTCTATAACGTGATGTGTCGGACCCTCGGAGTGGAACCCTTGCCAAATAATGGATCCTGGTCCCGTGTTGAGAAACTCCTCAACTCCTCGCCTACCCTCCACTTACCCACAATGCACTGGACCTGCTGCATGGCTTTAATAGGAGCAGTCCTAGCACTTTGTTAA